The segment GATGTAAGTagttaacctcaaaatttttattgacagcgaattttatgtttttttttaatttaattttttagtcgcGTTGTCCGTAAATCCATTGCCCGCTGCTACATTGTCATGAACCAGAAGACAAAGGAGAATTTGCGCAAATTGTACAAAGGCAAGAAATTCCGCCCCTTGGATCTTAGACAAAAGAAGACCCGTGCGATGCGCAAAGCCTTGAGCCCACAAGACGCCAAACGCATTACTCTTAAGGAGCAGCGAAAACGTTCCGTCTATCCACAACGCAAATTCGCCGTCAAGGCCTAAGCTGCAGGAACAACGCGCGTGGATACGAAACTAAAAACcttttcaacaataaaaaataagagaagaaaacaaatttttttcttttgtaatttaattcgtGGTTGTGTTTCTGTGCAGtacattcaattaattttttcttgtgctAACAACCCTTGAGGATGAATTTTTCTaagaatttaacttttaatgaaattttttaagttttactgaaaaaaatttttttgtcatttttccaaTCTGCTGCTCcaaaatagttaaatattttaaaattaaaaaattttagggtacttttgatttttctatAAGTATTTATACGAAAACCTtaatatttctattaaaataagaccattttttaacgattttgaatatatttcaaTCATGAACTTGagcttaaaaatctatttactcaatttttttatgttaatttatcTATGCCACtccaaataaaactcaatttgtctcattttaaaatatttaaagaagttaaattaaaaaaaaaaaaattaggtgatttttctaattaataaaaaatttaaaacctaatttttaaatatttacaaaaaaaaagtcttaaagttttttattcaaaaacggataaaaaaaattcaaatttaaaattattttttttgtttttgttctgaTTGTTCGggcactaaatttttatttcgcaaaGTTTGAACTTTTactataaaaatcataattattttattatttttgtaccttttattgagaaaaattgaacaaaaaatctgtatttttcttatgattctaaaaaattttaatgaaaaaattatttttagaaaaacatataaaaagtttttttatttttcaatattttacttgCATTttgtttcagaaatttttagttttattgaaaacgacctaaattttttttaaaattctcttttaagttaaaattatactGTAAAAAAGaagtcattttaatttatttttgtaaaaaaaaatattgaaaaaaatgtttgttgccGATATTTGGTAAAAACTGTTGAAAAGCGATCATTTTGGAcacaatttgaacaattttaatttttttgagttaatttgGAGTGACTTTTAAATGAAGTgaggcttttaaaattttaatttttggctcaattttacgtttttatgtaaaattatcgaaattacactaaaaatttgttttcagcgaaaatttaaatttttctgttaaaaaaattaaattctcagAAAAATTCAAGGAGATAAAATtcggataaaaattaattttcaatcacaTTCGTTGATTAACTCTTCGAAATTGCTCTGACAAAAAGTGCTCGGTGCCTTTCTTCGGCCGTCCTTGTCCGTTAGTAGTCCTTCAAATACTTTATATCCAGCTCATGTTGCTTAATATACTTGCAAAGTGCCCTCAAACTAGCTGGT is part of the Culicoides brevitarsis isolate CSIRO-B50_1 chromosome 3, AGI_CSIRO_Cbre_v1, whole genome shotgun sequence genome and harbors:
- the LOC134836183 gene encoding large ribosomal subunit protein uL29, with translation MGKVKCSELRQKDKKELTKQLEELKTELLNLRVAKVTGGAPSKLSKIRVVRKSIARCYIVMNQKTKENLRKLYKGKKFRPLDLRQKKTRAMRKALSPQDAKRITLKEQRKRSVYPQRKFAVKA